Proteins encoded together in one Quercus lobata isolate SW786 chromosome 3, ValleyOak3.0 Primary Assembly, whole genome shotgun sequence window:
- the LOC115979044 gene encoding squamosa promoter-binding-like protein 6: MESWSYNSEGKGILFSDEMDFQIDGFARSRKTLMEWDNKHSYNFESNELGSDREVGESTEFMELGFSDFVRKPFHGNQEVEMLSGEVGSGSSKRVVSPTCMITSNSCFGEVDSEAKLSSSVMDACSQDSSLIDLKLGRLADYEDAENSKLLKERPILSMSEGSSLLTKRARKTSSYCQTAFCQVYGCNKDLSSSKDYHKRHKVCDVHSKTAKVIVNGIEQRFCQQCSRFHLLAEFDDGKRSCRKRLAGHNERRRKPQLDTLSGKSHKFLQSYQGTRYLGTTMTKRTPYVFPDIFQSGVIYPEKYEQANWLRHIKLEGESICGPQSAIPITSGQLLPKTFLHLHGIGKQCCSGVPSSGAEECAVTASTVQELSGASISSCALSLLSAQSQDLSSHLTGIPIASPQVMQDGFAHHSVGQISDKRVNSMEQYGPNGLYPYGMNSLEIDKMGSVMLSDTDQAADFQVHSNGIFQESDILNAKYCPSPEHAPTVNLLQLSSHLQRVERQRNSNEVKQENEDFCYFPTTRAVCNPQG, encoded by the exons ATGGAGTCTTGGAGTTACAATTCTGAAGGGAAAGGCATTTTGTTTTCTGATGAAATGGATTTTCAGATTGATGGTTTTGCTAGAAGTAGAAAAACATTAATGGAATGGGACAATAAACATAGTTATAACTTTGAAAGTAATGAGCTTGGTTCTGATAGAGAAGTGGGTGAGAGCACAGAATTCATGGAATTGGGATTCTCTGACTTTGTGAGAAAACCTTTTCATGGTAACCAAGAAGTGGAAATGTTGAGTGGTGAGGTTGGTAGTGGTTCTAGTAAAAGGGTAGTTTCTCCCACTTGTATGATTACTTCTAATTCATGTTTTGGGGAAGTGGATTCTGAAGCAAAGCTTTCAAGTTCTGTCATGGATGCTTGTAGTCAAGATTCATCACTGATTGATTTAAAGCTAGGCAGATTGGCTGATTATGAAGATGCAGAGAATAGCAAGCTTTTGAAAGAGAGACCCATTTTGTCAATGTCTGAAGGATCATCCTTGCTGACAAAGAGAGCGCGCAAAACAAGTTCATACTGTCAGACTGCCTTCTGCCAAGTCTATGGTTGTAACAAGGATTTGAGCTCCTCAAAGGATTACCACAAAAGGCATAAAGTTTGTGACGTTCACTCCAAGACTGCCAAAGTTATTGTTAATGGCATTGAACAAAGGTTTTGCCAACAGTGTAGCAG ATTTCATTTGCTGGCTGAATTTGATGATGGAAAGCGAAGTTGTCGTAAACGCCTAGCAGGCCACAATGAGCGTCGAAGGAAGCCTCAATTAGATACCCTCTCTGGTAAATCGCATAAGTTTCTTCAGTCATATCAAG GCACGAGATACCTAGGGACTACCATGACAAAGAGAACACCCTATGTTTTCCCAGACATATTTCAATCTGGCGTTATTTATCCAGAAAAATATGAACAAGCTAATTGGCTTAGACATATCAAATTAGAAGGGGAGTCAATTTGTGGTCCTCAATCAGCAATACCTATCACAAGTGGACAGTTGCTTCCAAAAACTTTTCTACATCTGCATGGCATAGGGAAACAATGTTGTTCCGGGGTTCCTTCATCAGGAGCTGAAGAATGTGCTGTTACTGCATCAACTGTCCAGGAATTGTCTGGGGCCTCAATATCCAGTtgtgctctctctcttctgtcAGCTCAATCACAGGACTTGTCAAGCCATTTGACAGGAATTCCAATAGCTAGCCCCCAGGTTATGCAAGATGGCTTTGCCCATCATAGTGTCGGTCAAATTTCTGACAAAAGGGTAAACTCTATGGAACAATATGGACCAAATGGGTTATATCCATATGGGATGAACTCGTTGGAAATTGATAAGATGGGATCTGTAATGCTTTCTGATACTGATCAGGCTGCTGATTTTCAAGTTCACTCTAATGGGATTTTTCAAGAGTCAGATATTTTGAATGCCAAGTATTGTCCTTCTCCTGAACACGCACCAACTGTCAATTTGCTCCAATTGTCGTCACATCTTCAAAGAGTGGAGCGACAGAGAAATTCCAATGAAGTAAAGCAGGAAAATGAGGACTTCTGCTATTTCCCAACTACTAGAGCAGTGTGCAACCCACAAG GTTAA
- the LOC115982988 gene encoding protein CRABS CLAW isoform X2 → MNLEDKVSMDSVPPSEHLCYVRCNFCNTVLAVGIPFKRLLDTVTVKCGHCSNLSFISTRPPVQGQCPDHSLSLQSFCNDFRKVRSSSSSSSTSSEPLSPKAPFVVKPPEKKHRLPSAYNRFMKEEIQRIKAANPEIPHREAFSTAAKNWARYIPNSPAGSVSGSNNNE, encoded by the exons ATGAATCTTGAAGACAAAGTTTCCATGGACTCAGTTCCACCATCAGAGCATCTCTGCTATGTCCGGTGCAACTTCTGCAACACTGTTCTTGCG GTTGGGATTCCATTCAAGCGGTTGCTGGACACTGTGACTGTGAAATGTGGTCACTGTAGTAACCTCTCTTTCATCAGCACCAGACCTCCAGTCCAAGGTCAATGTCCTGATCACTCACTTTCTCTACAG AGTTTTTGCAATGATTTCAGAAAGGTCcgctcatcatcatcatcctcatcaacATCTAGCGAGCCCTTGTCTCCAAAAGCACCCTTTGTTGTAAAAC CACCTGAGAAGAAGCACAGACTTCCGTCTGCTTACAACCGATTCATGAA GGAGGAGATACAACGTATCAAGGCTGCCAACCCTGAGATACCACATCGAGAAGCGTTTAGCACGGCAGCAAAAAAT TGGGCTAGGTACATTCCAAACTCACCAGCCGGATCAGTTTCTGGGAGCAACAACAAT GAATGA
- the LOC115982988 gene encoding protein CRABS CLAW isoform X1: MNLEDKVSMDSVPPSEHLCYVRCNFCNTVLAVGIPFKRLLDTVTVKCGHCSNLSFISTRPPVQGQCPDHSLSLQEKQSFCNDFRKVRSSSSSSSTSSEPLSPKAPFVVKPPEKKHRLPSAYNRFMKEEIQRIKAANPEIPHREAFSTAAKNWARYIPNSPAGSVSGSNNNE, translated from the exons ATGAATCTTGAAGACAAAGTTTCCATGGACTCAGTTCCACCATCAGAGCATCTCTGCTATGTCCGGTGCAACTTCTGCAACACTGTTCTTGCG GTTGGGATTCCATTCAAGCGGTTGCTGGACACTGTGACTGTGAAATGTGGTCACTGTAGTAACCTCTCTTTCATCAGCACCAGACCTCCAGTCCAAGGTCAATGTCCTGATCACTCACTTTCTCTACAG GAGAAGCAGAGTTTTTGCAATGATTTCAGAAAGGTCcgctcatcatcatcatcctcatcaacATCTAGCGAGCCCTTGTCTCCAAAAGCACCCTTTGTTGTAAAAC CACCTGAGAAGAAGCACAGACTTCCGTCTGCTTACAACCGATTCATGAA GGAGGAGATACAACGTATCAAGGCTGCCAACCCTGAGATACCACATCGAGAAGCGTTTAGCACGGCAGCAAAAAAT TGGGCTAGGTACATTCCAAACTCACCAGCCGGATCAGTTTCTGGGAGCAACAACAAT GAATGA